From Populus trichocarpa isolate Nisqually-1 chromosome 19, P.trichocarpa_v4.1, whole genome shotgun sequence, a single genomic window includes:
- the LOC7467465 gene encoding uncharacterized protein LOC7467465 yields the protein MASSPSLPQDPNPHSNSLSQNPNIPNPDQIQETLPDDDAQFPKTLTLEIPNPNPQEDDPTNQNHDDFEDLSTFSPATTAASRRGVGGRKGRKASKKRRVQVKKLEKKLETLSQSLKPIPFVPNKALDFASHETLLKKLGLWDFVHLQFDTLLRADLLAQLIAGYNPAMRGSYVNEIKIMVNRADLGRALKLPVKKDKGNVGDGASEVKESAESIGFIEELVSNWILLHEDTWMMPPDILNWIKLIKEGNFEKLDWAGMVWYMVEKELNAVPSLGNCYYASHLQCLIKCQREELLKEESVKIEIDAKEGEEEEGLKMEEGLKTEEVVKMDDDVKMVDEFRGESSVLEEHKIELSLGGMDNAGKEEGEKEGEGKEIVCDEDVMGFEQRKEEEDQGQWRKISMDGHFLQPCSLSQVGGMECEEERKQQVEVDGEEEGKGGEEGEEEEAEEEAREEVEEEELEEEAEEEDDDDVGFHISSKRSILEGVSSENLLEAMGAAQVPFSSGVQIHDNVSSGEFLVSRVNTETIPGGSSLFGNVGGSKRVIDHLESDIPHHSLGGGSKRMRSDGHWDTKPYSDFDMFEEEMQHMMGKARMMMEQKEQSCQQMSMHQQVLFDELQQRDNFIQQLQKAKMEEQRKSQLEVYRLERELYMMGNLLEGYRKALKETHKAFAEYRVKCQLPEEPIYKDTGSGGLVLSTTELEKQRLKQEEEERLNCVLLEKMVKEFEVECIPKFEGYEDTIKLLDDKLLLVEKKFNLLKEIFGERKALDMSECVATEDCIPAKESVPTDESVPAEEYVPAEESVPAEEGAPAEECDPMEECAPAEECDPMEECVPMEECVPIEG from the coding sequence ATGGCCTCGTCTCCTTCTCTCCCTCAAGATCCAAACCCACACtcaaactctctctctcaaaaccctaacatcCCTAACCCAGatcaaattcaagaaacttTACCTGATGATGATGCCCAATTTCCCAAAACCCTTACCCTAGAAATCCCAAACCCTAACCCACAAGAAGATGACCCAACAAACCAAAACCACGACGACTTTGAAGACCTCTCGACTTTTTCTCCCGCCACCACCGCTGCCTCCCGTCGTGGCGTTGGTGGCCGGAAAGGCAGAAAGGCTAGCAAAAAACGACGCGTGCAGgttaaaaagttagaaaaaaagcTTGAAACTTTAAGCCAATCCCTAAAACCAATCCCCTTTGTGCCCAACAAAGCCCTTGACTTTGCTTCCCATGAAAcccttttgaaaaaattggGTTTGTGGGATTTTGTGCACTTGCAATTTGATACTCTTCTTCGTGCTGATTTGCTTGCTCAATTGATTGCTGGTTATAACCCTGCGATGCGGGGTAGTTATGTTAATGAGATTAAAATTATGGTGAATCGGGCTGATTTAGGGCGTGCTTTGAAGTTGCCCGTGAAGAAAGATAAGGGGAATGTAGGAGATGGGGCATCTGAGGTGAAGGAGAGTGCGGAGTCAATTGGGTTTATAGAGGAGTTGGTTTCGAATTGGATTTTGTTACATGAGGATACTTGGATGATGCCGCCAGATATATTGAACtggattaaattgattaaagaaGGGAACTTTGAGAAGTTGGATTGGGCTGGAATGGTTTGGTATATGGTGGAGAAAGAGTTGAATGCAGTGCCTAGTTTAGGGAATTGTTATTATGCGTCGCATTTGCAATGTTTGATAAAATGCCAGAGAGAGGAGTTGTTGAAGGAGGAGAGTGTTAAAATAGAGATTGATGCTAAGGAAGGCGAGGAGGAGGAGGGTTTGAAGATGGAGGAAGGTTTGAAGACGGAGGAGGTTGTGAAGATGGATGATGATGTGAAGATGGTTGATGAGTTTAGAGGTGAATCCTCTGTGTTAGAGGAACATAAAATTGAGTTGAGTCTTGGAGGGATGGATAATGCAGGGAAGGAAGAGGGTGAGAAAGAGGGAGAGGGGAAGGAGATTGTTTGTGATGAGGAcgtgatgggttttgaacagaggaaagaggaagaagatcAGGGTCAGTGGAGAAAGATCAGCATGGATGGGCATTTTCTGCAGCCGTGTAGTCTTAGTCAAGTTGGGGGAATGGAATGTGAGGAAGAGAGGAAACAGCAGGTTGAGGTGGACGGAGAGGAAGAGGGAAAGGGAGGggaggaaggagaagaagaggaggcagAGGAGGAGGCAAGGGAGGAGGTAGAGGAGGAGGagttggaggaggaggcggaagaagaggatgatgatgatgttggcTTTCATATTTCATCCAAAAGGAGTATTTTGGAGGGTGTAAGCTCTGAGAATCTTCTAGAGGCAATGGGAGCAGCTCAAGTTCCTTTTAGTTCAGGGGTCCAAATTCATGATAATGTATCATCAGGGGAGTTTCTTGTTTCTAGGGTTAATACAGAGACAATTCCTGGTGGTTCTTCACTTTTTGGTAATGTTGGCGGGAGCAAGAGGGTGATTGACCATCTTGAGAGCGATATTCCTCATCACTCACTTGGTGGTGGTAGTAAAAGGATGAGAAGTGATGGGCATTGGGATACAAAGCCTTACTCGGACTTTGATATGTTTGAGGAGGAGATGCAGCATATGATGGGAAAAGCTAGGATGATGATGGAGCAGAAGGAACAGTCATGTCAGCAAATGAGTATGCATCAACAGGTGTTGTTTGATGAGTTGCAGCAGCGTGATAACTTCATTCAGCAATTGCAGAAGGCCAAGATGGAAGAGCAGCGGAAAAGCCAGTTGGAAGTTTATAGGCTTGAACGTGAACTATATATGATGGGAAATCTCTTAGAGGGCTATAGAAAGGCTTTGAAGGAGACGCACAAGGCATTTGCTGAGTACAGAGTAAAATGCCAACTACCTGAAGAACCGATTTACAAGGATACTGGGTCTGGAGGTCTTGTGTTGAGTACCACAGAATTGGAGAAGCAACGCCTGAAgcaagaggaagaagaaaggtTAAACTGTGTATTGCTTGAGAAGATGGTTAAGGAATTTGAAGTAGAGTGCATTCCTAAGTTTGAAGGATATGAGGACACCATTAAGTTACTGGATGACAAGTTGCTGCTTGTTGAGAAGAAATTCAACCTCCTGAAGGAAATTTTTGGAGAGCGAAAGGCATTAGATATGTCAGAATGTGTTGCCACTGAGGACTGTATTCCAGCTAAAGAATCTGTTCCAACTGATGAATCTGTTCCAGCTGAAGAATATGTTCCAGCTGAAGAATCTGTTCCAGCTGAAGAAGGTGCTCCTGCTGAAGAATGTGATCCAATGGAAGAATGTGCTCCTGCTGAAGAATGTGATCCAATGGAAGAATGTGTTCCAATGGAAGAATGTGTTCCAATAGAAGGATGA